The following proteins are encoded in a genomic region of Mycobacterium kiyosense:
- the pks18 gene encoding alpha-pyrone synthesis polyketide synthase-like Pks18: MSTREGGVVLPAEEVDEIGLAQLPPAPPTTVAVIEGIATGGPQRTVGQADAAARVAELFDDPEQRQRIPRIYQKTRIDTRQMAVDPLNPEFGAFRRDPATIRDRMNMFFDHAVPLAVDVSRRALADLPYGADEIGLLVFVTSTGFIAPGVDVAVVKELGLSRSISRVVVNFMGCAAAMNAVRIAATYVRAHPSMKALVVCIELCSVNAVFADDINDVVIHSLFGDGCGALVIGASQVRQLLPQGSVVIRSSFTQLLDGAEDGIVLGVNHNGITCELSENLPDYIYRGVEPVVAEVLRDNGLAKSDIDLWAIHPGGPKIIEQSVRSLGIAAERAAQSWEVLARFGNMLSVSLIFVLESMVRQAESAKPISTGVAFAFAPGVTVEGILFDIIRESSI, translated from the coding sequence ATGAGCACCCGGGAGGGCGGTGTGGTGTTGCCCGCCGAAGAAGTCGACGAGATCGGCCTGGCGCAGCTGCCGCCGGCGCCGCCTACCACGGTCGCGGTCATCGAAGGCATCGCGACGGGCGGGCCGCAGCGCACGGTCGGGCAGGCCGACGCCGCCGCGCGGGTCGCCGAGCTTTTCGACGATCCCGAACAGCGGCAACGGATTCCGCGGATATACCAGAAGACGCGGATCGACACCCGCCAGATGGCGGTGGACCCGCTGAACCCCGAATTCGGCGCATTCCGGCGTGACCCTGCGACGATCCGGGACCGGATGAACATGTTTTTCGACCACGCGGTTCCGCTGGCGGTGGACGTGAGCAGACGAGCGTTGGCCGACTTACCCTACGGGGCCGACGAGATCGGGTTGCTGGTGTTCGTCACCAGCACCGGGTTCATCGCGCCGGGTGTCGACGTCGCGGTTGTCAAGGAACTCGGCTTGTCGCGGTCCATTTCGCGGGTGGTGGTCAACTTCATGGGTTGTGCCGCCGCGATGAACGCCGTGCGCATCGCTGCCACCTACGTGCGGGCCCATCCGAGCATGAAGGCGCTGGTGGTGTGCATCGAATTATGTTCGGTGAATGCAGTTTTCGCCGACGATATCAACGACGTGGTGATCCACAGCCTGTTCGGTGACGGTTGTGGCGCGCTGGTGATCGGCGCCAGCCAGGTGCGACAGCTGCTTCCGCAGGGCAGCGTGGTGATCCGCAGCAGCTTCACCCAACTGCTCGACGGCGCCGAGGACGGCATCGTGCTCGGCGTCAACCACAACGGCATCACCTGCGAGTTGTCGGAGAACCTGCCCGACTACATCTATCGCGGTGTCGAACCCGTGGTGGCAGAAGTGTTGCGGGACAACGGGTTGGCTAAGTCCGACATCGATCTGTGGGCGATCCATCCCGGCGGCCCCAAGATCATCGAGCAGTCGGTGCGTTCCTTGGGCATCGCCGCCGAACGCGCGGCGCAGAGCTGGGAGGTGCTGGCCAGGTTCGGCAACATGCTCAGCGTGTCGCTGATCTTCGTGCTGGAATCGATGGTGCGGCAAGCGGAATCGGCCAAACCTATCTCCACGGGCGTGGCGTTCGCGTTCGCGCCGGGCGTCACCGTGGAAGGCATCCTGTTCGACATCATCCGGGAGTCCTCGATATGA
- a CDS encoding membrane protein, whose protein sequence is MTNDVPEVQERGTDPRPGPPPGGEPPVLPDVWVYNGRAYDLSDWIDKHPGGAFFIGRTKNRDITAIIASYHRDPTVVERILERRYSLGREATPRDIHPKHNAPPFLFKPDFDSRRDTPHYRFDNQEDLMHRVKARLTEPALAARIKLMDRLFNVVAVLLAIGYFGVQGLRLVEPRWMPLWAFVFAMVVLRSSLVGYGHYALHRAQRGLNRVFVNSFDLNYIALALVVADGHTLLHHPYTQSAVDIKKNVFTMMMGLPRLYRVPVHTVHKLGHTVTGMAVRIADVWNMTRKVGVEEGYGSWRNALPHFLGSSGVRLLLVTEMVVFLAVGDFWAWALQFVATLWVSTFMVVASHEFEDQDSATEAAGEDWGVDQLEHAHDLKVIGNRYVDCFLSAGLSSHRVHHVLPFQRSGFANIVTEDVLREESARSGVEWLPPKSFLTDRLPTLCCTYLLSPSRPARERNWGLLREHLSPTAFKDSVNYVVAGFVGIGSV, encoded by the coding sequence ATGACCAACGACGTCCCGGAGGTTCAGGAGCGCGGGACCGACCCGCGCCCCGGTCCTCCGCCGGGCGGGGAACCCCCGGTGTTGCCCGATGTCTGGGTGTACAACGGGCGGGCCTACGACCTGAGCGACTGGATCGACAAGCATCCCGGGGGTGCCTTCTTCATCGGGCGCACCAAGAACCGTGACATCACAGCGATCATCGCGTCCTATCACCGCGATCCGACGGTGGTCGAACGCATTCTGGAGCGCCGCTACTCGCTGGGCCGGGAAGCCACTCCGCGCGACATCCATCCCAAGCACAACGCCCCGCCGTTTTTGTTCAAACCAGACTTCGACAGCCGGCGCGACACCCCGCACTACCGGTTCGACAACCAAGAAGACCTGATGCACCGGGTCAAGGCGCGGCTGACCGAGCCGGCGCTGGCGGCGCGAATCAAGTTGATGGACCGGCTTTTCAACGTTGTCGCCGTGCTGTTGGCGATCGGCTACTTCGGTGTGCAGGGGCTGCGCCTGGTCGAGCCGCGGTGGATGCCGTTGTGGGCCTTTGTGTTTGCGATGGTCGTGTTGCGCAGTTCGCTAGTCGGCTACGGCCACTACGCTCTGCACCGTGCGCAGCGCGGCCTGAACCGGGTGTTCGTCAACTCCTTCGACCTCAATTACATCGCGCTGGCGCTGGTGGTCGCCGACGGTCACACGCTGCTGCACCACCCGTACACCCAGAGCGCGGTGGACATCAAGAAGAACGTGTTCACCATGATGATGGGGTTGCCCAGGCTGTATCGGGTGCCCGTGCACACGGTCCACAAGCTCGGCCACACGGTGACGGGCATGGCGGTGCGGATCGCCGACGTCTGGAACATGACCCGCAAGGTGGGAGTCGAAGAGGGCTACGGCAGCTGGCGCAACGCGTTACCGCACTTCCTCGGGTCGTCCGGGGTGCGGTTGCTGCTGGTGACCGAGATGGTGGTGTTCCTGGCCGTCGGCGACTTCTGGGCCTGGGCATTGCAATTCGTCGCGACGCTGTGGGTCAGCACCTTCATGGTGGTGGCCAGTCACGAGTTCGAGGACCAGGACTCGGCAACCGAAGCAGCAGGGGAGGATTGGGGGGTCGACCAGCTCGAGCACGCCCACGATCTGAAGGTGATCGGCAACCGCTACGTCGACTGCTTCCTGTCGGCCGGCCTGAGCTCGCACCGCGTGCACCACGTATTGCCGTTCCAGCGAAGCGGTTTCGCCAACATCGTGACTGAGGACGTGTTGCGCGAAGAGTCGGCGAGGTCCGGAGTGGAATGGTTGCCGCCGAAGAGTTTCCTCACCGATCGGCTGCCCACGCTCTGCTGCACTTACCTGTTGTCGCCGTCGCGTCCGGCCCGGGAACGCAACTGGGGTCTGCTGCGTGAGCACCTCTCGCCCACGGCGTTCAAGGACAGCGTCAACTACGTGGTCGCCGGCTTCGTCGGAATCGGGTCGGTATGA
- the lprF gene encoding putative diacylated glycolipid transporter LprF, producing the protein MLQDSSKATTGLHSLHVNLQTADINTLPMESVNADVTNQPQELGGQAVGDAMIRLQPQAPAVPKQFVVTKKTMYTKDDTGKYTSAGPADKIYDPGVVLDKDRGIGSVIAKVQSPQIAGNENIDGVATIKVTGTIDPAVVDPLVPQIGKDAKGPLPITLYIVDAKAPGAPGNPPSAYLVRMVLDKDKGHVTITLSNWGAPVTIPNPQG; encoded by the coding sequence TTGCTGCAGGACAGCTCCAAGGCCACCACCGGGTTGCACTCTCTGCACGTGAACCTGCAGACCGCCGACATCAACACCTTGCCGATGGAGTCGGTCAACGCCGACGTCACCAACCAGCCGCAGGAACTCGGGGGGCAAGCCGTCGGTGACGCCATGATCCGGCTGCAACCACAGGCACCCGCGGTGCCCAAGCAGTTCGTGGTCACCAAGAAGACGATGTACACCAAGGACGACACCGGAAAGTACACCTCGGCCGGGCCGGCGGACAAGATCTACGACCCCGGTGTGGTGCTGGACAAGGACAGGGGAATCGGCTCCGTGATCGCCAAGGTCCAGAGTCCGCAGATCGCCGGTAACGAGAACATCGACGGGGTGGCCACCATCAAGGTGACCGGGACGATCGACCCGGCTGTCGTCGACCCGCTGGTGCCGCAGATCGGCAAGGACGCCAAGGGTCCGCTGCCGATCACCCTCTACATCGTCGACGCGAAGGCGCCGGGCGCTCCGGGCAATCCGCCGAGTGCCTACCTGGTGCGGATGGTGCTCGACAAGGACAAGGGTCACGTCACCATCACGCTGTCCAATTGGGGAGCGCCGGTGACCATCCCCAACCCGCAGGGATAA